A window of Nocardioidaceae bacterium genomic DNA:
TCGGGGACGCCCCCGTGGCGCGCAGGTCGAAGCCGAAGCGGGTGCGGTTCAGCACGAACCAGTAGAGCGCGCCGACGACCGCTGCGATGACCACGAAGCCGTAGATCTCCGTCGTCTCCGACCCCGGCACGGGGATGCTCGGCACCCGACCGTTCTCGATCGTCGCGGTCGCGATGATGTTCGAGCCCTCCTCACGGACGGCGACCTGCCGCAGGAAGTAGGCCACGAGACCGGTGGAGATGAAGTTCAGCATGATCGTCGAGATGACCTCGGAGACCCCGCGGTAGGCCCGGAGCAGACCGGCGATGCCTGCCCAGGCGGCCCCGACGAGCATCGCCGCGATGATCGCGAGAGCGGTGTTGAGGTAGCCCGGCAGCAGGTTCTCGCCCGCGACCACCGCGGCGGCGAAGGCCGCGATGCGGTACTGGCCGTCCACCCCGATGTTGAACAGGTTCATGCGGAACCCGATCGCGACCGCGATGCCGGAGAGGTAGAGCACCGAGGCGTTGTTGACGATGTTCGCGACGTTGCGCGCCCCCGGCGGCGCGAGGATGGTCTCCCAGACCTCGCCGACCGGGTCCCCGGCGATGACGAGCACGAGGCTGGTGAGCGCGAAGGCGGCCACGAGGGCGAGGGCCGGGGCGGCGAGGCCCAGGCCGAGTCGGGTGCCACGGTTCATCGCGCGGTCTCCTGGGATGTCGTCGGGGCCGGCCCCTCGGGCGTGGCGTCGGCTCCCGTCATGGCCGAGCCCAGCTGCTGGGGCGTCACCTCGTCGGGGTCGAACTCGGCGACGAGGCGCCCGCGGAGGATGACCTGGATGCGGTCGGACAGACCGATCAGCTCGTCGAGGTCCGCCGAGACCAGCAGCACGGCGAGGCCCTCGCGCCGCGCGGCCCGGATGGCGTCCCAGATGCCCGCCTGGGCGCCGACGTCGACGCCGCGGGTCGGGTGGGCGGCCACGAGCAGCGAGGGGTCGCCGCCCATCTCCCGCCCCACGATCAGCTTCTGCTGGTTGCCGCCCGAGAGCGAGCGGGCCGGGGTGTCCGGGCCGGGCGTACGCACGTCGTACGCCTCGATGATGCGCTCGGTGTCGGCCCGGGCGTCGGCCCGGTCGATCAGAGGCCCGGTGGAGCCGGGCGAGCGCCCCTGGTGACCGAGGATGCGGTTCTCCCAGAGCGGGGCGTCGAGCAGCAGGGCCTGGCGGTGACGGTCCTCCGGGATGAACCCGATGCCCGCGGCGCGTCGGTCACGGGTGCCGGAGCCGGCCAGGTCGCGCCCGGCCAGCTCGACGGTGCCGGTGGCCGATCGCATGCCCAGCACGGACTCGACGAGCTCGGCCTGACCGTTGCCCTCGACGCCTGCGATGCCCAGGATCTCGCCCTGCCGGATCTCGAACGACACGTCGTCGAGCAGCCGACGGCTGCCGGTGCCCTGCAGCGTGAGTCCGGAGACCCGCAGCTGCACGGCCTCCCTGACCGTCGAGCTCTCCTCCGCGGGCGAGGGCAGCTCGGAGCCCACCATCAGCTCGGCGAGCTCGCGCGCCGTCGTGCTCGCCGGGTCGGCGGTCGCGACGGTCGTGCCGCGCCGCATCACGGTGATGTCGTCGGCGACGCTCAGCACCTCGTCGAGCTTGTGCGAGATGAACAGCACCGTCATGCCCTCGGCCTTCAGCTCGCGCAGGTTGCCGAAGAGCTCGTCCACCTCCTGCGGCACCAGGACTGCCGTGGGCTCGTCGAGGATCAGGATGCGCGCGCCGCGGAAGAGGACCTTGAGGATCTCCACGCGCTGCCGGTCGCCGACCCCGAGCTCCTCGACCAGCACGTCGGGGTCGACGCCGAGCCCGTACGCCTCGGAGATCCGTCGGATCTCGGCCCGTGCGCGCTCCCCGATGCCGTGCTGCTTCTCGGCGCCGAGCACGACGTTCTCCAGCACGGTCAGGTTGTCGGCGAGCTGGAAGTGCTGGAAGACCATGCCGACGCCGGCGGCGATCGCGTCCGAGGGCGAGGACAGCCGCAGCTCGCGGCCCTCGATCTCGATGGTGCCGTCATCGGGAGCCTGCACGCCGTACAGGATCTTCATCAGGGTGGACTTGCCGGCGCCGTTCTCGCCGACCAGCGCGTGCACCGTGCCCTTGCGGATGGTGACGTCCACGTCGGCGTTGGCGATGACGCCGGGGAACCGCTTGCCGATGCCGCGGAGGCGGACGACCGGGTCCCCTGCTGCGATCTGACTCCCGTCCTCACGGGCGGCCGTGCGTGCCACGGGTCCTCCTGGCTCGAGCTGGCTGAGGTGCGTACGGATGCTGCGGGCTGACTCAACCACGCGGGGACCCGGTCCGCACGCAGCGGATCCGGGTCCCCGGTGGTCAGTGGCCGATCAGGAGGTCGGGACCTCGATCTCGCCGTCGATGATCTGCTGCTTGTACTCGTCGAGCTGGTCGGTGATGTCGTCGACCATGCCGCCGGAGGTGGAGTAGCCCACGCCGTCGTCCTCGAGGGTGTAGCGGGTGACGCCCGAGGGAGCCTGGCCGTCGTTGACCGCCGAGAGGTACTCGTACACCGCGACGTCGACGTTCTTCAGCATCGACGTCAGGATCGCGTCCTGCACGGACGGGTCGGCCGTCTCGTACTGGTCGGAGTCCACACCGATGGCGAGGTTGCCCGAGCCGCTGGCCGCCTCGAAGAGACCGCCACCCGAGCCGCCGGCCGCGTGGAAGACGATGTCGGCGCCGTTGTCGTACATGCCCTGCGCCGCGGTGCGACCGCGGGCCGGGTCGGCGAAGCCGGAGAAGTCCGGCGGCTGCGTGAGGTACTGCGTCTGCACCTCGATGTCGGGGTTGACCGCCTCGGCACCCGCGACGTAGCCGGCCTCGAACTTCTGGATGAGCGGGGTCTCGACGCCACCGATGAAGCCGATGTTGTCGGTCTCGGTCTTCAGCGCGGCGGCCGCACCGACGAGGAAGGAGCCCTGCTCCTCGGCGAAGACCAGGTTCGCGATGTTGTCCGCGGCGGCGGCCTCGTCGTCGATGATGGCGAAGTCCACCTCGGGGTACTCCTCGGAGACCGTGGCGATCGACTCGGAGTAGGCGAAGCCCACCGCGATGATCGGGTTGAAGCCGTTGTCGGCGAAGGTGCGCAGACGCTCCTCGCGGGCCGACTCGGCCTCACCGTCGGCGGCCTCGGACTCCTCGGCGCTGAAGCCGAACTCCTCGATGGCCTGGTCGAGACCGGCCGCGGCCGAGTCGTTGAAGGACTGGTCGCCACGGCCGCCGACGTCGTACGCCAGGCCGACCATGACGTCGGAGCTCGGGGCGTCGCCGCCGCTGCCGCCGGACTCGTTGTTGTTGCTGGGGGTGCTGCTGTCGCTGCCGCAGCCGCTGAGGGCGAGGACGGCGGTCGAGAGCAGTGCCGCGATCTTGGTCGTACGACGCAAGAGGGCCTCCTGGTTCATGACGGAGCCCGGCGAACGGGCTGGGACCGGGTCACCTTAGGGCCGAAACGTTTCCTCCGTGCAAACCCGGACGGCGAGTTACACCGTGAAGCTTCGTTCCGTTACCGAAGCGTTGTCATTCGCGGGTCAGCAGTCGAGCGCGGTGTGCGCCAGGAGGCCCGCGGCGACGCCGATCGCACGCTCGTCGACAGCGAAGTCGCCCTGGTGCAGGTCGTAGGTGCGCCCGCCCGGGGTCCTCGTGCCGAGCCGGGCCATCGCGCCGGGGACGTGGTGCAGGTACCACCCGAAGTCCTCGCCGCCGAGGCTCTGCACGCTGGTGACCGCGCCGGCCTCGCCGACCACGCGGTGAGCGGCCCGGGAGAGCGCCGCGATGCCGGCCGCCGAGTTCACGACCGGCGGCACGCCGCGCTGGTAGATCACCTCGGCGCGCACGTCGTACGGGGCCACGAGCTGCTGCACGAGCTCACGGACGAGCTGCTCGGCGACGTCCCACGCCTCGACGTCGAGCATGCGCAGGACACCGCCGAGGTGACCGCCCGACGGGATCACGTTGACGGCGTCGCCCGCGCGCACGGTGCCCCACACGAGGCTGACGCCGGCGCGCGGGTCGAGGCGGCGGGACAGCGCGGCCGGGAGGTCGGTGACGACCTTGGCCATGGCGTAGGTGAGGTCCTGCGTGAGGTGCGGTCGCGAGGTGTGGCCGCCCTCGCCGGTGAGCTGCACGACGACCTGGTCCGCGGCGCCGGTGAGCGCCCCCTCGCGCAGGCCGACCTGACCGACGTCGAGGGTGGGGTCGCAGTGCAGGGCGAAGATGCGGCGCACGTGGGTGAGCACGCCGGACTCGATCGCGTGCAGGGCGCCGCCCGGCATCGTCTCCTCGGCGGGCTGGAAGACGAGGCGTACGCCGTGCGGCAGCAGGCCCTCGTCGGCCAATGTCGCCAGGGCGAGACCGGCGCCCAGCAGACCGGTGGTGTGCACGTCGTGCCCGCAGCTGTGGGCGACGCCCACGCGGGTGGAGTCGAAGCCGGTGTCGCCGCGGTCGGCCATCGCCAGGCCGTCGAGGTCCGCGCGCAAGGCGACGACGGGCGTCTCGGCGGTCGCCTCGGGACCGAGGTCGACGGTCAGGCCGCTGCGTGGAAGCTCGGTGACCCGGCCGCCGGCGTCGAGCATCCGCTTCGCGACCAGCGCGGTGGTGCGCTCCTCGCGCCAGGCGAGCTCGGGGTGGGCGTGGATGTCGCGGCGGACGGCGACCAGCTCGTCGTGCAGGTTCTCCAGCGTCGCGTCGACGCGGTCGTGGAGGTCCTCGGGCATCTCGCCAGGCTACTCCGGCCGCCAGCCGCTCACGCCTGGGTGCCGTCGTACGCCGCGAGCAGCCGGTCGGCCGCCAGAGGCGCCGCGAGCTCACCGGAGAGCACCGCGGCGCGTACGTCCTCGCGCACCGCCTTCACACCCTCGCTGCGTTTGAGCCGCTGGTCGAGCTCGTCGCGCACGAGCGACCAGGTGAAGTCCAGCTGCTGCTCCGCGCGCTTGTCCGCCAGCCCGTCCTCGCCCATCGATTCGCGGTGGGCGACGACGTGCCGCCAGACCTCGTCGATGCCGGTGTGCTCCAGGGCCGAGCACGTCAGCACAGGCGGCACCCACTGGCCGTCGACGGCTTTCCCGTGCACCAGCCGGATCGCCCCCGCCAGATCACGAGCCGCCTCGCGGGCCGACTGCTCCCCCGGCCCGTCGGCCTTGTTGACCGTGATGACGTCGGCGATCTCGAGGATGCCCTTCTTGATGCCCTGCAGCTGGTCACCGGTGCGGGCCAGGGTCAGGAAGAGGAACGTGTCGACCATGCCGGCGACGGTCACCTCGGACTGCCCGACGCCGACGGTCTCGACCAGCACGCAGTCGTAGCCGGCAGCCTCGAGCACCATCATCGCCTGGGTCGTCGCCCGCGCCACCCCGCCGAGCGTGCCGGCGGTCGGCGACGGACGGATGTAGGCGTGCGGATCGACCGACAGGTCCGGCATGCGGGTCTTGTCGCCGAGCACCGAGCCGCCCGTACGCACCGAGCTCGGATCCACCGCGAGCACGCCGACCTTCTTGCCCTGGCCGGTGAGGTGTCCGCCGAGTGCCTCGATGAACGTCGACTTGCCGACCCCCGGCACGCCGGAGATGCCGAGACGCACCGCGCCGCCGGTCTGGGGCGTCAACTCGGTGAGCAGCTCCCGAGCCGCGGCCCGGTGGTCGGCACGGGAGGACTCGACCAGCGTGATCGACCGCGACACCGCCGCGCGCTTGCCGGCGCGGACGCCCTCGACGAGGGCATCCACGTCCACGCTCATGCCGTCCCGGAGGCGCCCGCGACGCCCTCGTGACCGAGTTGCTCGGCCAGCTTGCCGAGCAGGTCCAGCGCCGACTCCGCGATCACGGCGCCGGGCAGGAACACCGCTGCGGCACCCATCTCCCTCAGCGTCGGCACGTCGTCGGGCGGGATCACGCCCCCGACGACGACCATCACCTCGGGAGCTCCCTGGTCGGCCAGCGCCTGCTTGAGTGCCGGCACGAGCGAGAGATGGCCGGCCGCCAGGGAGGAGACGCCCACGATGTGCACGTCGGCGTCGACGGCCTGCTGGGCGACCTCCTCCGGCGTGGAGAACAGCGGGCCGACGTCGACGTCGAAGCCCATGTCGGCGAACGCGGTGACGACGACCTTCTGGCCGCGGTCGTGGCCGTCCTGGCCCATCTTCGCGACCAGGATGCGGGGACGGCGACCCTCGGCCTCCTCGAAGCGCTCGGTCGCGGCGACCACGTCGGCGACACCCTGCGACGAGCCGGCCTCGGAGCGGTACACGCCCGAGATCGTACGGATCGTCGCGCGGTGGCGGCCGTACACCTTCTCGAGCGCATCGGAGATCTCGCCGACGGTCGCCTTGTGGCGTGCGGCCTCGATGGACAGGGCCAGCAGGTTGCCGTCCAGCCCCTGGCCCCCCTTGTCACCGCCGCGCTCGGCGGCGTTCGTCAGCTTCTCGAGCGCCGCCTCGACGTCGCCCGCGTCCCGCTCCTCGCGCAGCCGCTCGAGCTTCGCGACCTGGGCGCGGTACACCTCGTCATTGTCGACGCGGAGCACGTCGAGGTCGTCGACCTCGCTGGGTCGGAAGGTGTTCACGCCGATCAGCTTCTGCGCCCCGGAGTCGATCTTGGCCTGCGTACGCGCCGCGGCCTCCTCGATGCGCATCTTCGGGATGCCCTGCTCGATCGCCTTCGCCATACCGCCGGCGTCCTCGGCCTCACGGATGTGCTTCCACGCCTTCTCGGCGAGCTCGTGGGTGAGCCGCTCGACGTAGTACGAGCCGCCCCACGGGTCGATCGTGCCGGTCGTGCCGGACTCCTGCTGCAGCAGGAGCTGGGTGTTGCGGGCGATGCGGGCGCTGAAGTCGGTGGGCAGCGCGATCGCCTCGTCGAGCGCGTTGGTGTGCAGGCTCTGGGTGTGGCCCTGGGTCGCGGCCATCGCCTCGATGCACGTCCGCCCGACGTTGTTGAAGACGTCCTGGGCGGTGAGCGACCAGCCCGAGGTCTGGGAGTGCGTGCGCAGCGACAGCGACTTCGGGTTCTTCGGGTCGAACTGGCCGACCAGTCGGCTCCACAGCGCGCGGGCGGCACGCAGCTTCGCGATCTCGGTGAAGAAGTTCATCCCGATCGCCCAGAAGAACGACAGCCGCGGGGCGAAGGCGTCGATGTCGAGGCCCGCGTCGAGGCCGGCGCGGATGTACTCCACGCCGTCGGCCAACGTGTACGCCAGCTCCAGGTCGGCGGTCGCCCCGGCCTCCTGCATGTGGTAGCCGGAGATCGAGATCGAGTTGAACCGCGGCATCTCGGTGGCGGTGTAGCTGAAGATGTCGCTGATGATACGCATCGAGGGCTGCGGCGGGTAGATGTAGGTGTTGCGGACCATGAACTCCTTGAGGATGTCGTTCTGGATGGTCCCGGCCAGCTGGTTCGGCTTCACCCCCTGTTCCTCGGCTGCGGCGACGTAGAGCGCCATCACCGGCAGCACCGCGCCGTTCATCGTCATCGACACCGACATCTGGTCCAGCGGGATGCCCTCGAACAGCGTGCGGGTGTCGTAGATCGAGTCGATCGCCACACCGGCCATGCCGACGTCGCCCCGCACGCGGGGGTGGTCGGAGTCGTAGCCGCGGTGGGTGGCGAGGTCGAAGGCGACCGAGAGCCCCTTCTGGCCGGCCTTGAGGTTGCGGCGGTAGAACGCGTTGGACTCCTCGGCGGTGGAGAAGCCGGCGTACTGCCGCACCGTCCACGGCTGCGAGGCGTACATCGTGGAGTAGGGCCCGCGCAGGAACGGCGCGAGACCGGGCCAGGTGTCCAGGGCGTCGAGCCCCTCGAGGTCGTCGGCGGTGTAGAACGGCTTGACCGCGATGCCCTCGGGGGAGGTCCACGCTTCGCGCTGCGGCTCACTGCCCCACGACATCGACCAGCCGTCACCCTCCAGCGGGACGTCGGCGAAGTTCTCGGGAATGCCCTGACCACTCATGACTGCTCCTCTGAGGTCTCGCCCAGCTGCTCGCGGACACGGCCCAGGAAGGCGACCGCGTCGATGCCGACCGCACAGTGGTCGTCGACCTCCAGCTCGCGCGGCTTGCCGGCGACGCAGACGTACGCGCAGCCGGCCTCCTTCAGCGCCGCCACCAGCGGCGCACCCCACTCGGCGTAGATCGGGTCGGGCCCGCACAGCACCGCGACCGGGCTCTCGCCCTGCTCGCGCCATGCCGCGACCACGTCGTCGACACCCTCGCTCGGGCCGCCCGAGACGGTGTCGACCCCGCCGGCGGCCAGCAGGTTGGCGGCGAAGGTGACCCGCGCCGTGTGCTGGGCCAGCGTGCCCATCGTGGCCAGGAACGCCGGCTGCGGTGCCGGGGCGTCGCGCATCTCCTCGTACGCCGCGGCGTAGGAGCGCACCGCCAGGGCGCCGTCCGGCCACGCCGGTCGGTCCGGCAGCTCCTCGGCGAGGTTCGGGAACTCGCTCACCCCGGTCAGCGGACGCGTACGGTGCGCGACCTGCCTCTCACGCTCCGCCGCGACCTCGCGGACCCGGCCGACGAACGACCCCTCCGCGACCGCGGCGGCAGCGCCGCCCGCCGACTCGATGCGCCCCAGCTCGGCCCAGGCGGCCTGCGTGAGGTCTCCGGTCAGCCGCTCCACGGCGTACGCCCCACCGGCGGGGTCCGCGACCGCGCCGACGTGGGACTCGTGGATCAACAGGTGCGAGATGTTGCGGGCGACGCGGCGACCCAGCTCACCCGGCACGCCCAGCGGGGCGTCGAACGGCAGGGCCGTGACGGCCTGGGCGCCGCCGGCTCCGGCGGCGAAGGCCGCGACGGTGGTGCGGAGCATGTTCACGTACGGGTCGTACCGCGTCATCATCGGCCGCGAGGTCACCGCGTGCTGCCGCTGCCCTGCGGAACCGTCCTCGACCCCGGAGGCCTCGCAGACCCGCGCCCACGCCCGCCGGGCCGCCCTGAGCTTCGCGATCGTGGCGAACTGGTCGTCGGTGGCGGCGTAGCGGAAGTCGATCAGGTCCGCGGCCTGCGTGACCGTCACCTCCGCGTGCTCGGTCAACAGCCGCAGGTAGGCAGCACCCGCCGCCAGGCTCCAGCCGATCTCCTGCGCGTCGGAGGCGCCGAGGTCGTGCGCAGCGGTCGCGTCCACGACGACCGCGCGGATGCTGCGAGCCCGGGCGAGTGCCGCCAGCTCGTCGACGAGGTCGGCGGCGCCCTCGTCGGCCGGAGCGTCCTCGCCGAGCGCCACCCGGCGCAGCAGCTGACCCAGCGGGTCCCCGCCCAGGTTGGTGTCGGGGTGCGGGTCTGTGCCGCGCTCGTCGAGCACCGAGCACAGCGCGTGCGCCGCACCGAGCGGGTCCCTGGGGGCCTCGAGCACCACGGGCGCCAGATCGAGCAGCACGTCGGCGAGCAGGACGTCCAGGTGGCCGGCGTCGAGGCCGCCCTCGACGAGCGGGATCCACAGCGACGTCGCACCGTTCTCCAGGTCGGCGAGCGCGTCCTCGTGGGCGGCGGCGGCGTCAGTCGCGAAGACCGGCGTACGGAGATCCCAGCCGCGCACCTCCCCCGCCTCGACCGCGGCCGAGACGACCAGCGACTCGGGCGCGCCGCGGGTGAACGGAGCCTCGCCGGGCACCTCGGTGCTCAGCTCCTCGGTGTCGGTCGGCAGGCCGAGCGGGGTGACCTCGATGCCGTCCAGCGTCGTGCGCGTCAGCACCGCCCAGACGTCGGCGTCGGGGTCGTCCTCGGTCATGCGGCGGGACTTGCGCAGCACGCCCGCGGCCGCGGCCTCCCAGGCGCTGCGGTCGCCCGCGTCCTCCACGGCGAGCCGCAGCGGGCCCTCGTCCTGCGGTGCTGAGCTCATGGCCGCACCCTAGAAGGGCCGCCGACCCCCCTGCCAGGGCAGGTGACCTGCATCGCGTCTGAACCAAGCCTGAGAGGCGCCTGGGGATAAGCACGTCACAGTCGTACGCACCCGGGCAGGACGAGTGGGTACCGTGGGGTCGTGACGACGACGTTGGAAGCCGCGAAGGCGCGGCGCAGCACTATCGCCCTGAAGCTCCTCATGGCCGTGACCGGCGCCATCTTCATCGCCTACGTGGCGGCGCACATGTTCGGCAACCTGAAGGTGTTCCAGGGCCAGGAGAAGTTCGACTCCTACGCCGAGTTCCTGCGCACCTTCGGTGAGCCGCTGCTGCCGTACGCGGGCTTCCTGTGGATCGTGCGTGTCGTCCTCATCGCCGCGATCATCGGCCACGTCTACGCCGCGTACACCCTGTGGGCCCGCGCCTCCGGTGCCCGCAACGTGAAGTACTCGATGAAGAAGGCCACGACCTCCACCCTCTCCTCGCGCACGATGCGCTGGGGTGGCACGGCCCTGCTCCTCTACATCGTGTTCCACATCCTCCACCTGACGACGAAGACCGTCGGACCGGGCCCCGAGGAGTCGATCTACCAGCGTCTCGTCGCGGGCTTCCAGCCCGAGTACTGGTACATCGCCGTGATCTACCTGGCCGCCCAGGTGGCGCTGGGCATGCACCTGCGTCACGGCACCTACAGCGCCCTCCAGACCATGGGGCTCACCACCACCCCGGCCGCGCAGGCCCGCGCCAGCGCCGCCGGACTCGTGCTCGCCGTCGTCATCGCCGGCGGCTTCGCGATCATCCCCCTGTCCGTCCTTGTCGGCATCGTCGAGTGAGGTTGAGCTGATGACCCAGAACACCCAGAACCTGAGCCCGGGCGAGACCAGCCCCGGGACCGGCGACGCCGCGGACTACTTCCGCCACGGGCATCCCATCGCGGACACCAAGGCGCCCGACGTCCCCATCGAGCGGCAGTGGACCCAGCGCAAGTTCGACGCGCAGCTCGTCGCCCCCGCCAACCGCCGCAAGCTCGACGTGATCATCGTCGGCACCGGCCTGGCCGGTGGCGCGGCCGCGGCGACGCTGGGCGAGGCGGGCTTCAACGTGAAGTCGTTCTGCTACCAGGACTCCCCGCGTCGTGCCCACTCGATCGCCGCCCAGGGCGGCATCAACGCCGCGAAGAACTACAAGGAGGACGGCGACTCGGTCTACCGCCTCTTCTACGACACCGTGAAGGGCGGCGACTACCGCAGCCGCGAGTCCAACGTCTACCGCCTGGCCGAGGTCAGCGCGAACATCATCGACCAGTGCGTCGCGCAGGGCGTGCCCTTCGCCCGCGAGTACGGCGGCTTGCTCGACAACCGCTCCTTCGGCGGCGTGCAGGTGCAGCGCACCTTCTACGCCCGCGGCCAGACAGGTCAGCAGCTGCTGATCGGCGCCTACCAGGCGCTCGAGCGTCAGGTCGCCGCCGGCACGGTGGAGACGTTCACCAAGCACGAGATGCTCGAGCTGATCACCGTCGAGGGAAAGGCGCGCGGCATCATCGCCCGCGACCTCGTCACCGGTGAGATCGAGACCCACCTCGCCGACGTGGTCGTGCTCGCCTCCGGCGGCTACGGCAACGTCTTCTACCTCTCGACGAACGCGATGGGCTGCAACGTCACCGCCTCCTGGCGGGCGCACCGCAAGGGCGCGTACATGGCGAACCCCTGCTACACGCAGATCCACCCGACCTGCATCCCGGTCTCCGGGTCCTACCAGTCCAAGCTCACCCTGATGAGCGAGTCGCTGCGCAACGACGGCCGCATCTGGGTGCCGAAGAACGCCGAGGACGCCGACAAGGACCCGCGCGACATCCCCGAGGACGAGCGCGACTACTACCTGGAGCGCATCTACCCCTCCTTCGGCAACCTGGTGCCCCGCGACATCGCCTCGCGCGCCGCGAAGTACCAGTGCGACGCGGGCAAGGGCGTCGGCAAGACCGGCCTCGGCGTCTACCTCGACTTCGCCTCCGCGATCGAGCGTCTGGGCCGGGAGGCCGTCGAGGCGAAGTACGGCAACCTCTTCGACATGTACGAGCGGATCACGGGTGAGAACCCGTACGAGGTCCCGATGCGGATCTACCCCGCCGTGCACTACGTGATGGGCGGACTGTGGGTCGACTACGACCTGCACTCCAACCTCGAGGGGCTCTTCGTCGCCGGCGAGGCGAACTTCTCCGACCACGGAGCGAACCGTCTGGGCGCCTCGGCGCTCATGCAGGGTCTCGCTGACGGCTACTTCGTGCTGCCGAACACCATCCGCCACTACCTCGCCGACGGACCGTTCGAGAAGCTCGACGAGAACCATCCCGCCGTGGTCGAGGCCCGCGAGTCGGTGCGGGCCCGCATCGACAAGTTCCTCTCGATCAACGGCAAGC
This region includes:
- a CDS encoding succinate dehydrogenase cytochrome b subunit, which produces MAVTGAIFIAYVAAHMFGNLKVFQGQEKFDSYAEFLRTFGEPLLPYAGFLWIVRVVLIAAIIGHVYAAYTLWARASGARNVKYSMKKATTSTLSSRTMRWGGTALLLYIVFHILHLTTKTVGPGPEESIYQRLVAGFQPEYWYIAVIYLAAQVALGMHLRHGTYSALQTMGLTTTPAAQARASAAGLVLAVVIAGGFAIIPLSVLVGIVE
- a CDS encoding fumarate reductase/succinate dehydrogenase flavoprotein subunit, with translation MTQNTQNLSPGETSPGTGDAADYFRHGHPIADTKAPDVPIERQWTQRKFDAQLVAPANRRKLDVIIVGTGLAGGAAAATLGEAGFNVKSFCYQDSPRRAHSIAAQGGINAAKNYKEDGDSVYRLFYDTVKGGDYRSRESNVYRLAEVSANIIDQCVAQGVPFAREYGGLLDNRSFGGVQVQRTFYARGQTGQQLLIGAYQALERQVAAGTVETFTKHEMLELITVEGKARGIIARDLVTGEIETHLADVVVLASGGYGNVFYLSTNAMGCNVTASWRAHRKGAYMANPCYTQIHPTCIPVSGSYQSKLTLMSESLRNDGRIWVPKNAEDADKDPRDIPEDERDYYLERIYPSFGNLVPRDIASRAAKYQCDAGKGVGKTGLGVYLDFASAIERLGREAVEAKYGNLFDMYERITGENPYEVPMRIYPAVHYVMGGLWVDYDLHSNLEGLFVAGEANFSDHGANRLGASALMQGLADGYFVLPNTIRHYLADGPFEKLDENHPAVVEARESVRARIDKFLSINGKRTVDSYHKELGQIMWDYCGMERSEEGLNKAISAIRDLRQDFWRNVKVLGAADTLNQSLEKAGRVADFLELGELMCIDALNRSESCGGHFRAESQTEEGEALRHDDDYAYVAAWEFTGDGEQPVLHMEDLEYHNIEMKNRSYK